Proteins encoded by one window of Halodesulfovibrio sp. MK-HDV:
- a CDS encoding RidA family protein, producing MSDIKRMEIGTRMSKIVINNGVVYLAGQVAEDATKDIKEQTKTMLAKVEALLAEAGSDLEHMLSATLYIRDMKDFAQMNEVWDAWVPEGHAPARACVEARLARPELLIEVSIVAAQK from the coding sequence ATGAGCGATATCAAACGTATGGAAATCGGCACCCGCATGAGCAAAATCGTTATCAACAACGGCGTTGTTTACCTTGCTGGTCAGGTTGCTGAAGACGCAACTAAAGACATTAAAGAGCAGACAAAAACCATGCTCGCTAAAGTTGAAGCTCTGTTAGCAGAAGCTGGCAGTGACCTTGAGCACATGCTTTCCGCAACTCTGTACATTCGTGACATGAAAGATTTCGCTCAGATGAACGAAGTTTGGGATGCTTGGGTTCCAGAAGGCCATGCTCCAGCACGCGCCTGTGTGGAAGCTCGTCTTGCTCGCCCAGAACTTCTTATTGAAGTATCCATCGTAGCAGCACAGAAATAA